A window from Candidatus Omnitrophota bacterium encodes these proteins:
- a CDS encoding beta-ketoacyl synthase N-terminal-like domain-containing protein: MKRVVITGIGPMSSLGTGCKETWDSILSSRLNLVKEHYSVGGEEWGEFYLHKLRDFSIDKFDLPKENFKFVKGLRTVKKEDTDLYYLLAVIKLAIEDSKLKYDLENNAMGLILSHENPGVEIFFEELIDSLYDIFKTNQGKDATKLELAKAVYNGGCEERGYNLQSFSYLFSAAKVFDLHGYSLFINNACASGLFAIESAARQIKSGVSPAVIVAAVDNPTKIYKYLWFKKKGLYAEDGITRPFSDEANGIVFGDGGAALVLEDLEHAKARSAHIYAEYLGGGFSLEGWKITVPDVTGDFYARSFRQALETARIKPDDVDFVNPHGVGMKITDIYEARTINDVFKGKKPLVSAFKPLVGHNLGGSALLESAIALLAMENSLVPATLNYKSGANGLKIVSKNQKADINVMAKMSCGFAGFNGVSIFGKVT, translated from the coding sequence ATGAAAAGAGTTGTTATTACAGGTATAGGCCCGATGTCTTCCCTGGGCACCGGATGCAAAGAGACGTGGGATTCGATCTTAAGCTCAAGATTGAATCTCGTCAAAGAGCATTATTCCGTAGGCGGCGAGGAGTGGGGAGAGTTTTATCTGCACAAACTGCGCGATTTTAGCATAGATAAGTTTGACCTGCCGAAGGAAAACTTCAAATTTGTAAAAGGATTAAGGACGGTAAAAAAAGAGGATACGGATCTTTATTATCTGCTGGCTGTCATCAAGCTTGCTATAGAGGACAGCAAACTTAAGTACGATCTGGAAAATAACGCCATGGGCCTTATCCTGTCGCACGAAAATCCGGGCGTGGAGATATTTTTTGAGGAGCTTATCGATTCACTTTACGATATATTCAAGACGAATCAGGGCAAAGACGCGACGAAGTTGGAACTCGCGAAAGCCGTATATAACGGCGGATGCGAAGAGCGCGGCTACAATCTGCAGTCATTTTCCTATCTATTCTCCGCCGCGAAAGTCTTCGACCTGCACGGATATTCGCTCTTTATCAATAACGCGTGCGCGTCGGGACTATTCGCCATAGAATCGGCGGCGCGGCAGATAAAGTCCGGTGTTTCGCCGGCCGTTATCGTGGCCGCCGTGGATAATCCGACGAAGATATACAAATATTTGTGGTTTAAGAAGAAAGGCCTTTATGCCGAGGATGGCATCACGCGTCCGTTTTCAGACGAAGCCAATGGCATTGTTTTCGGAGACGGCGGCGCGGCGCTGGTGTTGGAGGATCTCGAACACGCGAAAGCGCGTAGCGCGCATATATATGCCGAGTACTTAGGCGGCGGCTTTTCGCTCGAGGGTTGGAAGATAACGGTGCCGGACGTAACAGGCGATTTTTACGCGCGCTCATTCAGGCAGGCGCTGGAAACCGCCAGGATCAAGCCGGACGATGTCGACTTTGTCAACCCTCACGGGGTCGGCATGAAGATAACCGATATATATGAGGCGAGGACCATCAACGATGTATTTAAAGGGAAGAAGCCGCTCGTAAGTGCGTTCAAACCGCTGGTCGGGCATAATCTGGGCGGTAGCGCGCTTTTGGAGAGTGCGATAGCGCTTTTAGCAATGGAAAACAGCCTCGTTCCGGCAACATTGAATTACAAGAGCGGAGCCAATGGCCTGAAAATCGTCAGCAAAAATCAAAAAGCGGATATAAACGTCATGGCAAAAATGTCATGCGGCTTCGCGGGGTTTAACGGGGTATCGATATTCGGGAAGGTAACATGA
- a CDS encoding ATP-binding protein: MNLFSIFGLVIGLTTLFLAVLLLRFGNMRNDLHRSLFLLNIALVIWGFGCMMVGMSADAASALFWWKIAHIGGVFTVCFILENVLAVTESKKRWFLIFAYTEASLFQVFSFFDLLQVKMTYVFNSFYYITPNGIVYPIFTFCFLLVCYYSAIILVTALWHSQGQKRLQLKYHLFAFLFGIVGGTTHFFTVYFPNVFPYGSLLLPGFPLLTTYAILKHKFLNIEVIIKKTLVFAGLFASVFAMVILPTLILQEYIFRSASFGGKILGFAISGAIIILTMRRIESFLISITDKYLFQKKYDYKELLKTFTTEVLTVLDLDRLVNLTVDKIGDIMKISSASVLLLDADKVQFDVAASQGIKDPSVALLKSDAIVTFMEKTHGHILLSDMKKNKIIIPAAVQATMDRLNTELMIPMIMREEVTGILSLGKKKSDEEYTQDDLDILLPLARTLAIAISNAKFFDELSKTQAEAAQKEKMAVIGTLSAGINHEICNPLGIARGQCEAFLLNLKDGLYKLKTNEELLTKAKDIMAKVIHETDRATAITKKLSQFAKPAKGDLEIVGIDKEIDDVLGLVDYELKLEKIEIEKRLQENLPNIFVDKKQFQEVLFNLIRNAGQAIGEKGRIIVTARREKGKVYIDIKDSGAGIPPDKIKQLFNPFFTTKDPGKGTGLGLFIVRQVIEKNGGRIRLKETKVGEGTTFTLEFPEASQEDYASAKKGKTVNGKT, encoded by the coding sequence ATGAATTTATTTTCAATTTTCGGTTTAGTAATAGGGCTTACAACTCTTTTTTTGGCGGTGCTACTTTTAAGATTTGGAAATATGCGGAACGATTTGCACCGTTCGCTATTCTTACTAAATATAGCTTTGGTAATATGGGGCTTTGGATGCATGATGGTTGGAATGTCGGCCGATGCGGCGTCAGCGCTTTTTTGGTGGAAGATAGCGCATATAGGCGGTGTTTTTACCGTTTGTTTTATTTTGGAAAATGTATTAGCAGTTACTGAGAGTAAGAAGAGGTGGTTTTTGATTTTTGCATACACAGAAGCATCTCTTTTTCAAGTCTTCTCGTTCTTTGATCTTTTGCAAGTAAAAATGACGTATGTTTTTAATTCTTTTTACTACATCACTCCAAACGGTATTGTATATCCGATATTCACTTTTTGTTTTCTTTTAGTCTGTTACTATTCCGCTATTATTTTAGTTACCGCTCTTTGGCATTCGCAAGGTCAAAAACGTTTACAGCTTAAATATCATCTATTTGCATTTTTATTTGGCATAGTTGGTGGAACGACGCACTTTTTCACAGTTTATTTTCCGAATGTTTTTCCTTACGGGTCATTATTACTTCCCGGATTTCCATTATTGACGACCTATGCAATCCTGAAACACAAGTTTTTAAATATCGAAGTAATCATAAAAAAGACTCTCGTTTTTGCAGGGTTATTTGCGTCTGTCTTTGCCATGGTCATTCTGCCGACGCTGATTTTGCAGGAATATATATTCCGAAGCGCGAGTTTTGGCGGTAAGATACTGGGATTTGCGATAAGCGGCGCTATTATTATCCTGACGATGCGGCGCATCGAGTCCTTCCTTATAAGCATTACCGATAAATACCTATTCCAGAAGAAATACGATTACAAGGAATTGCTCAAGACATTTACGACTGAGGTATTGACGGTACTGGATCTCGACCGGCTCGTGAACCTGACGGTTGATAAGATCGGTGACATCATGAAGATATCTTCCGCATCGGTTCTTCTATTGGATGCGGACAAGGTGCAGTTCGATGTCGCGGCATCGCAAGGCATAAAAGATCCGTCAGTCGCTTTATTGAAGTCGGACGCTATAGTAACATTTATGGAGAAGACGCACGGGCACATACTGCTTTCTGACATGAAAAAGAATAAGATAATAATACCTGCCGCGGTGCAGGCTACCATGGACAGGTTAAACACAGAGCTCATGATCCCTATGATCATGCGCGAAGAAGTGACGGGCATCCTGTCGCTCGGCAAGAAGAAGTCCGATGAGGAATACACACAGGACGACCTCGACATACTTTTGCCGCTGGCGCGCACTCTCGCCATCGCCATATCGAACGCCAAGTTCTTCGACGAGCTCAGCAAAACGCAGGCCGAAGCCGCGCAGAAAGAAAAGATGGCGGTTATCGGTACGCTTTCGGCCGGGATAAACCATGAGATATGCAATCCTCTCGGCATAGCGCGCGGCCAGTGCGAGGCGTTCCTGCTGAATTTGAAAGACGGCCTCTATAAGTTGAAGACCAACGAAGAGCTACTCACTAAAGCCAAAGATATCATGGCGAAGGTCATCCATGAAACCGACCGGGCGACGGCCATCACGAAGAAGCTGTCGCAATTTGCCAAGCCGGCTAAAGGCGACCTGGAGATAGTCGGTATTGATAAAGAGATTGACGATGTCCTGGGGCTGGTGGATTATGAGCTAAAGCTTGAGAAGATCGAGATAGAGAAACGGCTTCAGGAAAACCTGCCGAATATCTTTGTCGACAAGAAGCAGTTTCAGGAGGTTTTATTCAACCTGATACGAAACGCAGGGCAGGCGATAGGCGAGAAGGGCCGGATAATAGTTACCGCCAGGCGTGAGAAGGGAAAAGTATATATCGATATAAAGGATTCGGGCGCAGGTATTCCGCCCGATAAGATAAAACAACTGTTCAATCCGTTCTTTACTACCAAGGATCCGGGCAAAGGCACCGGCCTCGGACTTTTCATAGTCCGCCAGGTCATAGAGAAGAACGGCGGCCGCATTCGCCTTAAAGAGACTAAGGTCGGCGAAGGCACGACGTTTACTCTGGAATTCCCGGAAGCGAGCCAGGAAGATTATGCAAGCGCAAAGAAAGGAAAAACAGTTAATGGCAAAACCTAA
- a CDS encoding flavodoxin family protein, which translates to MRALILDGSRKEDKVLEKAHNIIKERLEKDNWEVKSFILRDIQVAPCLGCFGCWIKTPGVCVINDLGREVARLASQSDMWVLITPVIFGGYSSELKKAIDRMICIGLPFFNTVKNEVRHIPRYLKRPILVGFGLLGEDNVSSAPIFKALVERNSNNFQSAFSRSEIFLSDDDGKNIANKIDNTLSGVI; encoded by the coding sequence ATGAGAGCATTGATATTGGATGGATCGAGAAAAGAAGATAAGGTGCTTGAGAAGGCCCATAATATAATAAAAGAGCGCTTAGAAAAAGATAATTGGGAAGTAAAATCCTTTATCCTGCGAGATATTCAGGTGGCACCATGTTTGGGATGTTTTGGTTGTTGGATAAAGACGCCCGGCGTATGCGTCATAAATGACCTCGGGCGGGAAGTGGCTCGTTTGGCATCACAAAGCGATATGTGGGTTCTTATTACTCCGGTGATTTTTGGGGGGTATTCCTCGGAATTAAAAAAAGCTATTGATCGAATGATCTGTATCGGGTTGCCGTTTTTTAATACAGTAAAAAATGAGGTTCGCCATATTCCTAGATATTTGAAGCGTCCTATTCTTGTAGGGTTTGGGTTGCTCGGTGAAGATAATGTGAGTAGCGCGCCAATATTTAAAGCGCTCGTTGAAAGGAATAGTAATAATTTTCAAAGTGCTTTTAGCCGCAGTGAGATTTTTTTATCAGATGATGATGGGAAAAACATAGCAAATAAAATTGATAATACGTTATCAGGGGTAATTTAA